The following proteins come from a genomic window of Proteinivorax hydrogeniformans:
- a CDS encoding FAD-binding protein, whose translation MRVEPSTLSYTIDKYNGFVKNEKDLDFNRQSLSTPLTEGPFYAIEVIPGVHYCMGGIVINTNAQVIADNQVPIPGLFAAGEATGGIHGLNRLGGNSLLDAIVYGRIAGKNASNASK comes from the coding sequence ATTAGGGTAGAGCCATCCACTCTTTCATATACAATAGATAAATATAACGGCTTCGTCAAAAACGAAAAAGATTTAGATTTTAACAGACAATCCTTAAGTACCCCTTTAACAGAAGGGCCGTTTTATGCCATCGAAGTTATACCAGGAGTTCACTATTGTATGGGCGGAATAGTTATAAACACCAATGCTCAAGTTATAGCAGATAACCAAGTTCCAATACCAGGCCTATTTGCAGCAGGGGAAGCTACCGGCGGCATTCATGGTTTAAACAGATTGGGTGGAAACTCATTATTAGATGCTATTGTCTATGGCAGAATAGCTGGTAAAAACGCCTCAAATGCATCAAAGTAA
- the crtI gene encoding phytoene desaturase family protein, with product MKIGIIGGGPGGLAVGMLLASKGLDVTIYEREQSVGGRCGKLTDEDEKYIFDIGPTFLMMPYILEDIFSKCNKNLHDYVNLNLLEPYYRLNYRDGSTFHPGQNYQRVKREISKLSPGDIDGFENYMKDNKKKFEKTFPVLQGDYQKFYDIFNLDILKFLGVLRPWSTLWDDLGKHFKDDRIKVGFTFQSKYLGMSPMNCPSVFSILSFVEYSSGIYHVQGGLHQLSEGMEKAFKEMGGKLELGCDVKKIIIEGKKAKGIELSDGTKQQLDEVVMNADFAWGMQNLIDDEKRKKYKDEKLRQKKYSCSTFMMYLGLNKKYEHLPHHSIYISEDYKRNFDDIESGNFSYDPSFYIQNPCVTDDNLAPKDHSALYVLVPVPNLKNEINWDKKTTEEFKKKILRLMKERAGLDGIEEHIEFEDVVTPKNWEKRFRVGYGATFNLAHNIRQLTIFRPRNRFEEFDNMWLVGGGTNPGSGLPTIYESGRITAYGIFKKYNIEMPAVITPPVTSGIQV from the coding sequence ATGAAGATTGGTATAATCGGAGGTGGGCCTGGGGGATTAGCAGTAGGGATGTTGCTTGCATCAAAAGGTTTAGACGTGACAATTTATGAGAGGGAACAATCTGTTGGCGGGCGCTGCGGAAAGCTGACAGATGAAGATGAAAAGTATATCTTCGATATAGGCCCAACTTTTTTAATGATGCCATACATTTTAGAGGATATATTTAGTAAGTGTAATAAAAACCTACATGACTATGTTAACTTAAACTTGCTCGAACCGTACTATAGGCTAAACTATAGGGATGGCAGCACCTTTCACCCCGGTCAAAATTACCAAAGGGTAAAAAGGGAAATTTCCAAGCTATCTCCCGGGGATATAGATGGTTTTGAAAATTATATGAAGGATAACAAGAAAAAGTTTGAAAAAACCTTTCCCGTGTTGCAAGGAGATTATCAAAAGTTTTATGATATCTTTAATTTAGATATACTAAAATTTTTAGGAGTGTTAAGACCTTGGTCCACTCTTTGGGATGATTTAGGTAAACACTTTAAAGACGACCGTATAAAGGTTGGATTTACATTTCAGTCTAAGTATTTAGGGATGTCTCCAATGAACTGTCCTTCGGTGTTTAGTATATTATCTTTTGTGGAATATAGCTCCGGTATATACCATGTTCAAGGAGGGTTACATCAATTATCTGAGGGTATGGAAAAAGCCTTTAAAGAAATGGGCGGGAAGTTAGAGCTAGGCTGCGATGTAAAGAAAATAATAATTGAAGGTAAAAAGGCTAAAGGAATAGAACTGTCAGATGGAACAAAGCAGCAGTTAGATGAAGTAGTGATGAATGCTGATTTCGCTTGGGGGATGCAAAATTTAATAGATGATGAAAAGCGCAAGAAATATAAAGATGAGAAACTAAGGCAGAAAAAGTACTCATGCTCTACTTTTATGATGTATCTTGGATTAAATAAAAAATACGAACACCTGCCACACCACAGCATTTATATATCAGAAGACTATAAAAGAAACTTTGATGATATTGAGTCAGGTAACTTTTCATATGACCCTTCTTTTTATATCCAAAATCCCTGTGTTACTGACGATAATTTAGCGCCCAAAGACCATTCTGCATTATATGTTTTGGTACCTGTGCCCAATTTAAAAAATGAAATAAACTGGGATAAAAAAACTACAGAAGAATTTAAGAAGAAAATTTTACGACTGATGAAAGAAAGAGCAGGCCTTGATGGAATAGAGGAGCATATCGAGTTTGAGGATGTTGTTACTCCCAAGAACTGGGAAAAAAGGTTTAGAGTAGGTTATGGAGCTACATTTAACCTAGCTCACAACATAAGGCAGCTGACAATTTTTAGACCTAGAAATAGATTTGAGGAATTTGATAACATGTGGCTTGTAGGAGGGGGGACAAATCCAGGAAGTGGATTGCCTACTATTTATGAATCAGGGCGCATCACTGCCTATGGAATCTTTAAAAAATATAATATCGAAATGCCAGCTGTAATCACTCCTCCAGTCACATCAGGTATACAAGTTTAA